One segment of Theobroma cacao cultivar B97-61/B2 chromosome 9, Criollo_cocoa_genome_V2, whole genome shotgun sequence DNA contains the following:
- the LOC18589716 gene encoding LOW QUALITY PROTEIN: G-type lectin S-receptor-like serine/threonine-protein kinase LECRK1 (The sequence of the model RefSeq protein was modified relative to this genomic sequence to represent the inferred CDS: deleted 1 base in 1 codon), whose product MGSISEFYQRAILEYDGVFRQYVYPKTNGASSGRSMSWSLLSSLPSDICMSITEDTGGGACGFNSYCVLGTDQRPRCECPPGYSFLDPSNQMNGCKQDFVSQDCDGLQEANLFGFRDMPNTDWPLSDYEYFQPVSEDWCRQTCLNDCFCAVAIFRNSNCWKKKIPLSNGRLDPSVGGKALIKIRQENSTCKSVGEGSNNNDRSTLILIGSLLLSSSVFLNFLLLIVTLFVTLRFNSRRRKMLQLCPAMQGMSLRYFTYKELEEASSNFKEELGRGAFSTVYKGVLDLGNKNLVAIKNLEKVVTEGEQEFQAEMNTIGKTNHKNLVQLLGFCNEGQHRLLVYEYMSNGSLADYLFGNSRPNWHKRKQIAFGTARGLVCLHEECSNQIIHCDIKPQNILLDESFTQRISDFGFAKLVKTDQTRTVTGIRGTKGYVAPEWFKSMPITAKVDVYSFGILLLELICCRKNFEQNIEDERQMVLADWVYDCYEERKLSLVVENDEEALEDFTMSEKYLMISIWCIQEDPSLRPTMKKVVQMLEGDVEVPLPPGASSFVSKIYMSPCK is encoded by the exons ATGGGGTCTATCAGCGAATTCTATCAGCGAGCGATTCTTGAATATGATGGGGTCTTCAGGCAATATGTTTATCCTAAGACAAATGGTGCTAGCTCTGGAAGGTCCATGTCCTGGTCTTTGCTATCCTCTTTACCTTCAGATATTTGCATGAGCATCACGGAAGACACGGGAGGTGGGGCTTGTGGATTCAACAGCTACTGCGTTCTAGGAACAGATCAGCGGCCGAGATGTGAGTGCCCACCTGGATACTCATTCTTGGATCCAAGTAATCAGATGAATGGGTGCAAACAGGATTTTGTTTCACAAGACTGCGATGGATTGCAAGAAGCAAATCTTTTTGGTTTCAGAGATATGCCCAACACGGACTGGCCACTCTCAGATTATGAATATTTCCAGCCAGTTTCTGAGGATTGGTGCAGACAGACCTGCTTGAATGATTGCTTTTGTGCAGTTGCTATCTTTAGAAACAGTAATTGttggaagaagaaaattccTCTCTCAAATGGGAGATTGGATCCAAGTGTTGGAGGAAAAGCTCTGATCAAAATAAGGCAAGAAAATTCTACTTGCAAATCCGTTGGTGAAGGTTCAAACAATAACGATCGCTCAACTTTAATCCTTATTGGATCTCTGCTCCTAAGCAGCTCagtatttttgaattttcttctgCTGATAGTTACTCTTTTTGTTACTTTGCGTTTCAATagcagaagaagaaagatgctTCAACTCTGTCCTGCAATGCAAGGAATGAGTTTACgatattttacttataaagAGCTAGAAGAAGCGTCAAGTAATTTCAAAGAAGAACTAGGGAGGGGTGCATTTTCAACGGTTTATAAAGGAGTTCTAGATCTTGGTAATAAAAACTTGGTGGCAATTAAAAACCTAGAGAAGGTAGTGACAGAAGGCGAGCAGGAATTTCAAGCAGAAATGAATACAATTGGAAAGACAAATCACAAGAATTTGGTTCAGCTGCTAGGATTCTGCAATGAGGGGCAACATCGACTTCTGgtgtatgaatatatgagcAATGGATCTTTAGCAGACTACCTCTTTGGAAATTCAAGGCCTAACTGgcacaaaagaaaacaaattgcTTTCGGAACTGCAAGAGGACTTGTTTGTTTACATGAGGAGTGTAGCAACCAGATCATACACTGTGATATCAAGCCTCAAAATATCCTTCTAGATGAATCCTTTACA CAAAGAATTTCTGACTTTGGATTCGCAAAACTGGTAAAGACTGACCAGACTCGAACAGTAACTGGAATAAGAGGAACCAAAGGATATGTTGCCCCGGAATGGTTCAAAAGCATGCCCATCACAGCCAAGGTTGATGTTTACAGCTTTGGCATTCTGTTGCTAGAGCTCATTTGCTGTAGGAAGAATTTTGAGCAAAACATAGAAGATGAGCGTCAAATGGTATTGGCTGATTGGGTATATGATTGCTATGAAGAAAGGAAATTGAGTCTAGTCGTTGAGAACGATGAAGAGGCATTGGAAGACTTTACGATGTCGGAGAAGTATTTGATGATTTCCATCTGGTGCATTCAAGAGGATCCTTCACTAAGGCCCACAATGAAGAAAGTCGTACAGATGCTAGAAGGAGATGTTGAAGTCCCACTTCCTCCAGGTGCTTCCTCATTTGTTAGTAAAATTTACATGTCTCCCTGTAAATAA